TCGTGGGAAAGAGGGTGATTATATAGCGGAAATACGGTTTTTCCGCTTTCGGGCAGTTTGTTTTCAGACGGCCTGTAAGGGAGGGACCGTCTGAAAACAAGCCCAACATTGGTTTACAGCCAGCCGTCGGGCGAAACGGGCTGGTTGTCGAGCAGTTTTATAAATCCGGCCACCATGCGGTAGATAAACCACACGCTCGCCGCGAGAATAACCGCGAAGCCGATAAAGATAAACATCGTGATCCAGCCGATTAACATACCCAGCAGGGTGTACCAAAAAGTTTTAATCAGATATTGCGCATGGCTGTGGTAAACCGTGCCCGCCATTTCGTCGCGCTTCAAATAGGCCATAATCACGCCCACCAGTGCGGTGACGCCGTTAACCAGCGACAGGGCGTAAAGGGCGTAGATGATGATGGTGTAGGTACGCAGGCTGTCGCCCGGCGAGGGGCTGTTGTGTTCGATAACATTGTTGCTCATGGCAGTTTCCTTTCTCGGTTGGATCGCGGGCGGAGGCAGGCTGGAACAGCAGACCGCAAGCCTATTATAAAGCAACCGGGCGCGGTTGTTGTCTATAGGCGGCGCAAGCCGCAGCGGCCGCCGTTTTGCCGCACGGGCTGGGCAGGGGAAATCTTTACTTGTTTTGAACTGTTTTTTCATACGGCATAAAACAAAAGCCAAATCAACGGCATAAGGACAAAGACGGCACGGTTTGCGCACACAAGCCCTTTTTGCGGCGCGGCGCGCAAAAGACAAGGAACTTTTTATCTGTTATGGTTGCCCAATACCCGTCTGTGCCGTACCGGCGCAATTTGAATAAAACGATTAACGGAGTAACTTTATGAAATCAAATTTGAAAACCATTGTTCCCGCTCTGGCCATGGTAGCCGCCCTGAGCGCCTGCGGTATGTTCGGCAAAGACAAGCCCAAAGCCCAACCCGCTCCCGCGCCTGCCGCGCAACAGCAGCCGGCACCCCAAGCCCAAGGCCCGCAAACCGTTCAGGTTGATTCCATCGACGGTAAAAAAGAAGTGGCCTACAAATGCGGCGACAAAGGCCAAAACCCGTTGAACGTGATGTATGGTTTCAAAAACGGCGAAGTAGTGGTTGCCCAAGTTAAATATCAAGACAAGGTTTCTCCCGGTCTGTTCCGCGTAGTGGGCAATGAAGACCAAAACATCTTCGCCGGCGGCGGCATCACTTGGTCGGCAAGCAAAGCCACTGCCGCCAATGTGGATAAAGTGGACGGCAATATGCTCACCCAAGCGGCTGTGGAAACCGTAAACGGCCAACAGCAGCAAGTGTCGCAAATCGTAACCCGCGGCTGCGTGCTCGACAAAGCGGCCACCGCCAAACTGAACAAAGCCGCCGCGCCCGCCAAAGCGCCTGCGAAAAAAGCACCGGCTAAAAAATAAACGCCCGTGAAATCAAACAAGGCCGTCTGAATATTTTCAGACGGCCTTGTTTGATGTTTGATGCTATAGCAAAGCCACTTGGGACCTTTGCAAAATTCAACACCACCTGAAAAACCTGATTTCCGTCATTCCCGCCTACTCGGGAATGACGATAACTGGATGTTCAGACGGCCTCAAAGAATTTTGCAAAGGCCTCCACTTGTTTAGTAACCGTTTCGAGACCTTTGCAAAACTGCCTTGGTCTCAGGCTTATGCGCCCGGGCATTCGGCACATTCGGTATGCACTTCGCCCAGCTTCAGTTTGCTGTTCACATCACGCAGGGCGGTGCGCAGGCCCTCTTCGATAACGGGGTGGTAGAAGGGCATATCGAGCATTTTCGGCACGGTCATCTTTTGCTGGTGTGCCCAAGCCAAGAGGTGCGCCAGATGTTCGGCGGCGGGGCCGACGATTTCGGCGCCGATAAACAGGCCGGTGCCTTGTTCGGCATACACGCGCATGTGGCCTTTGTTAACCAGCATCACGCGGCTGCGGCCCTGGTTGCGGAACGACACTTCGCCGATTGCCACGCACTCGGGGTTTTTATAGCGCTCGAACACGCGCGCATAACGCAGACCGACGATGGCGATTTGCGGATTGGTGAACACCACACCCAGCGGGCTGCGGCGCAGGCCGTTGGCGATGTTGGGGTAGAGGCCGGCATTGTCGCCCGCGATTTTGCCCTGGTCGCTGGCTTCGTGCAGCAGCGGCAGCTGGTTGGAGGCGTCGCCTGCGATAAAGATGTGCGGAATGCTGGTTTGCATGGTAAGCGGGTGGGCTTTGGGCACGCCGCGCTCATCCAATTCGATGTTTAAGTTTTCCAGCCCGATTTTATCGACGTTGGGGCGGCGGCCGATGGCGGCCAGCAGGTAGTCGGCGGTGTACACGCCGCGCTCGCCGCCGCACACCCAGTGTACTTCCACTTTGCCTTCCTGATTGAGTTTGACTTCGGTTTTTTCGGGATCAACATCCAAATGCAGCGGCAGCTCTTCGCTGAAAATGGCTTTGGCTTCGGCCAGCACCACGGGGTCGGTGATGCCGCCCAATGAGCCGCCCACGCCGAAGATTTCCGTTTTCACGCCCAAGCGGTGCAGGGCCTGGCCGAGTTCCAAACCGATTACGCCGGGGCCGAATACGGCCACGCTTTCGGGCAGGGTGTCCCAAGAGAATACGTCGTCGTTGATAATCAGCTTGTCGCCCAACGCTTCCCATTGCGGCTGGATAACGGGGCGCGAGCCGGTGGCAATCACGATGCGGTCGGCTTTGATTTGGGTGTGGTCGTCGATTTGGACGGTGTGTTCGTCGATAAATCTGGCGTTGCCCATGATGCGTTTGTCGGCCGGCCATTCTTCTACGTCGCTGACCACAAAGCCGACAAAACGGTCGCGCTCTGATTTCACGCGATTCATCACTTCTGCACCGTTAACGGTGATGCTGTTTTTGTCTAAATGAATGCCGAACGGATCGGTGTGCAGGGCATGGTGG
The sequence above is a segment of the Neisseria dentiae genome. Coding sequences within it:
- a CDS encoding dihydrolipoyl dehydrogenase — encoded protein: MKQLQADVVVIGGGTAGMGAFRNARFHTDNVYLIEGHAFGTTCARVGCMPSKLLIAAAEARHHALHTDPFGIHLDKNSITVNGAEVMNRVKSERDRFVGFVVSDVEEWPADKRIMGNARFIDEHTVQIDDHTQIKADRIVIATGSRPVIQPQWEALGDKLIINDDVFSWDTLPESVAVFGPGVIGLELGQALHRLGVKTEIFGVGGSLGGITDPVVLAEAKAIFSEELPLHLDVDPEKTEVKLNQEGKVEVHWVCGGERGVYTADYLLAAIGRRPNVDKIGLENLNIELDERGVPKAHPLTMQTSIPHIFIAGDASNQLPLLHEASDQGKIAGDNAGLYPNIANGLRRSPLGVVFTNPQIAIVGLRYARVFERYKNPECVAIGEVSFRNQGRSRVMLVNKGHMRVYAEQGTGLFIGAEIVGPAAEHLAHLLAWAHQQKMTVPKMLDMPFYHPVIEEGLRTALRDVNSKLKLGEVHTECAECPGA
- a CDS encoding DUF4870 family protein is translated as MSNNVIEHNSPSPGDSLRTYTIIIYALYALSLVNGVTALVGVIMAYLKRDEMAGTVYHSHAQYLIKTFWYTLLGMLIGWITMFIFIGFAVILAASVWFIYRMVAGFIKLLDNQPVSPDGWL